The following coding sequences lie in one Atribacteraceae bacterium genomic window:
- the hgcB gene encoding mercury methylation ferredoxin HgcB — protein sequence MKHKYLKNVATLRLSVEKCIGCGRCAEVCPHRVFSVENKKARIKDRCMECGACAKNCPVNVITVDAGVGCAYAVIMGWLTGSEPSCDCSGGGECC from the coding sequence ATGAAACACAAGTATTTGAAAAACGTCGCAACGCTCCGTCTGTCGGTTGAAAAATGTATCGGCTGCGGAAGATGCGCGGAAGTTTGCCCTCATAGAGTGTTCAGCGTGGAAAATAAAAAGGCGCGGATAAAAGACCGGTGTATGGAGTGCGGCGCTTGTGCGAAAAACTGCCCTGTAAATGTTATCACAGTTGATGCCGGAGTCGGATGCGCCTATGCCGTGATTATGGGTTGGCTTACCGGAAGCGAGCCGAGTTGTGATTGTTCAGGCGGCGGAGAATGCTGCTAA
- the hgcA gene encoding mercury methylation corrinoid protein HgcA codes for MSKEEPCCCSVDGCCDESITPYDKKDKWVTGEIHTPYGNVPVASADLHFKDTLEAWKVRWGIGRMNYKINPGLYAVGKPDQASPVLVSANYKLTFDTLRKELSGLNCWIMILDAKGINVWCAAGKGTFGTDELVGRISKTGLPEIVAHRTLILPQLGATGVSAHEVTRQTGFSVVYGPVRARDIKAFLDSGFKATEEMRTVKFTMWDRLVLTPVELVQAAKTSLMVFGILFILNLFAARPFGLADFIVYAGSVVAGTVVTPVLLPIIPGRAFAWKGWLLGLCWTAGFIWFNGWFVPEFLLLAIGYLLVLPSLSAFLAMNFTGSSTYTSFSGVIREMKVAVPLIVLSSVAGIVLVLIKRLSA; via the coding sequence ATGAGTAAAGAAGAACCCTGCTGTTGTTCGGTCGATGGTTGTTGTGATGAATCCATAACGCCGTATGACAAAAAAGATAAATGGGTAACGGGTGAAATCCATACTCCTTATGGTAACGTGCCTGTGGCTTCAGCGGATCTTCACTTCAAAGATACGCTTGAAGCGTGGAAGGTGCGCTGGGGCATAGGCAGAATGAATTATAAGATTAACCCTGGGCTTTATGCCGTGGGCAAGCCCGATCAAGCATCTCCCGTATTGGTCAGCGCAAACTATAAACTAACATTTGATACCTTGAGAAAAGAACTTTCAGGATTAAATTGTTGGATTATGATACTCGATGCAAAGGGCATCAACGTCTGGTGCGCCGCTGGTAAAGGCACGTTCGGAACTGATGAACTGGTGGGCCGCATATCAAAAACAGGGCTGCCTGAGATTGTTGCGCACAGGACATTGATCTTACCGCAGTTGGGAGCTACCGGCGTGAGCGCCCATGAAGTGACCAGGCAAACCGGATTTTCAGTGGTTTACGGCCCTGTAAGAGCGCGTGACATAAAGGCTTTCCTTGATTCCGGCTTCAAGGCTACAGAAGAAATGCGTACCGTAAAATTTACGATGTGGGACCGGTTGGTTCTCACGCCTGTGGAGCTGGTGCAGGCCGCTAAGACTTCATTGATGGTTTTCGGAATATTATTCATCCTAAACCTTTTCGCGGCAAGACCCTTCGGGCTTGCGGATTTTATCGTTTATGCCGGCTCTGTAGTAGCGGGAACCGTTGTTACGCCCGTACTCCTTCCCATTATTCCCGGCAGGGCGTTCGCATGGAAAGGCTGGCTGCTGGGGTTGTGTTGGACGGCGGGGTTTATTTGGTTTAATGGATGGTTTGTTCCGGAATTCCTGCTTCTTGCTATAGGTTATCTACTGGTACTGCCGTCTTTGTCGGCGTTTCTGGCGATGAATTTCACAGGCTCGTCAACATATACTTCCTTCTCCGGCGTTATCCGAGAAATGAAAGTAGCGGTACCGTTGATCGTTCTTTCATCCGTCGCGGGGATTGTGCTGGTGTTAATAAAGAGACTGTCGGCTTAA
- a CDS encoding metalloregulator ArsR/SmtB family transcription factor — protein sequence MEKYLGHTKVFKALGDPKRAMIVDMLSCEELCACMILEKFEMSQSTLSHHMKLLCGCGLVRSRNEGKWTYYSLDADTISKTKQFFCDITSNEENCICKENADCCKGCDENE from the coding sequence ATGGAAAAATATTTGGGACATACAAAAGTGTTCAAAGCACTGGGCGACCCCAAAAGAGCCATGATTGTAGATATGCTTTCCTGTGAGGAGTTATGCGCCTGCATGATTTTAGAGAAGTTTGAGATGTCTCAATCCACCCTGTCCCACCACATGAAGCTACTGTGCGGATGCGGGCTTGTCAGGAGTAGAAACGAAGGCAAATGGACGTACTACTCGCTGGATGCGGATACAATCAGCAAAACAAAGCAATTTTTCTGCGACATCACCTCCAATGAGGAAAACTGCATCTGCAAGGAAAATGCGGATTGCTGCAAAGGATGTGATGAAAATGAGTAA